The sequence CAGGTATCAGTCAGAAACGCAAAATGGAGTTACTCAAACACTTTGGCTCTGTGGATAAAATACGCAGAGCAACCGTGGAACAACTGGCTGAAGTTGAGGGTATTAGCGAAAAATTAGCCGAAGGGATTCAAATCTATTTCAAAGAATTAAAATTAGGTAAGAAGGATTCGGGCGATGAGGACCAGCCAGAGTATATCTTAAAAATCTGAGCCTTTACCCCATGCTTTCCAAAAAAATAACCCACCCCCTGATAGATGTCTGAGGGGGGAGGTTAAGCTGTGGGTGTCCTAACTACCAGATGATGAGAATTGAGGAAGGCTAAAAAAGGGTAACACTCCAAATATAGGAAAAGGAGTGTTGAATGCAACAACCCGTAGAGAGAAAGCGAAAAAGACGGAGACATTTTAGAGAAATACGGAGAGGGGGCAGGGCTTGGAAAGACAAGTTTTAGAGAATGACTCACAACTAATTAACTCAGCTTTGAGGAGTGAAAGCCTTTTCAAGGTATCGAACCTTATGAAAAAGACTGGAAGTCATTTGGCTTGGACGAGGGGAGAGGGGCGTCAAAACCAACTCGTCTCCGCGGAACTGCTCTCACCTGCTCTGGGCGACAAAGCCTTGAGCTTCATGTATGATGGGCAGGGACGCCGGGTGACTAAGGCCGTAGAAGAATGAAATGGCAGCGCCTGGACCTTCCTGGAAAAAATGCGCTTTACCTGGGATGGCTGGAACCTTCTCGAGGGAGAGGCCTCCACCGGGCGGGGCTATAGCCTTGCTAAACAATACGGCTGGGGAACTGATTTGAACTGAACTATGCAAGGAGCTGGCGCAGTCGGAGGGCTGACCCTTGTGTTGCACATTTGGGTCATTTCATTGTGTTGGTTTGGTGCAATCGGTCTATCGCTTGTTCTAAAGCATTCCAAGCGAGCATAGCGCAAGGAATGCGTTGGGGGAATTGGGAGATGCTTTGCAGTGCGAGTATTTCACCTGAAAGTGTGGTTTGCATTGAGGAGTCGGCATGCAGGAGTTCTTTAAATGCTTGGTGATAGTTAGTGATTTGAGACTTTTTCTTGCCCCGTAAAAGTTCTGTCATGAGTGATGCGGAAGCTTGGCTGATGGCACAGCCTTGACCTTCAAAGGTAATTTTTTCTAAGGTGGGATCTAGATCATTCTGTGACCAGATAAGATGCAAGGTTACTTCATCGCCACATTTTGCATGACGTCCATGAACACTTTGTTGAGCGTCAGTGAGCAGCCCAAAATTTCTAGGGGAGCGTGAGTGGTCAAGCAGAATACCTTGGTAAAGCTGAGCGACATCGATCTGGTTTTGGGTGTCTTGTTTCAAAATGGCAACAAATCATTAAGAGAGTCTTGTTATGTAAAGAAGGATCGCACTTTCTTGAGAACCTGGATGAGCTGGTCTATTTCATCAATGGTATTATACAGGTAGAAGCTCGCTCGAGCAGTAGCAGGGGTGCCAAGTTTTTTCATAAGAGGTTGGTTGCAGTGGTGCCCTCCACGTAAAGCAACACCGTATTGGTTGGCCACTTCAACAACATCGTGTGCGTGAATATCATCAAAGATAAAGGTCACCATGCCAGTTCGATTGTTTTTAGGCCCTAGGATTTGGATGTGCTCTAATTCATTCATTTTTTGATAAGCGTAGCCAGCCAATTCAAGGTCGTGTTGATGGATAGATTCGCGCCCTAGGTCATCAATATAATCTAAGGCTACGTGTAAGCCGATGGCGTCTGCAATATTAGGGGTGCCGGCTTCAAATTTATGAGGGCCTGTTTTCCAAGTACTTTTCGTATAGTCCGCAGTATCAATCATCTCACCTCCACCGTGCCAAGGAGGCATTGTTTCAAGAAGTGATTCTTTTGCTATTAAAGCACCAATACCGGTTGGTCCTGCTACTTTGTGACCCGAAAAAGCATAGAAATCGCAGTTTATCTCTTGGAAGTCGACGGGCAAGTGTCCTGCGCTTTGTGCGCCATCAACGAGTGTTATGATATTCTCCTCCTGAGCCAGAGCACAGATGGCTTTGACAGGATTGGTGATGCCCAGTGTGTTGGAAATATGTGTGAGGCAGAGCAGTTTGATCTTATGAGGGCTAGCTTTGTTTTCTTGGAGGCGTTTTTTCAGAAAACTTAAATCCAGTTCTAAGGTTTCGGGTAATAGTGGTATGAACTCTAGTTGAGCTCCCTTTTTCTCTGTTAGCAG comes from Verrucomicrobiota bacterium and encodes:
- a CDS encoding cysteine desulfurase; the encoded protein is MIANPNQITALDLDKIRADFPILNQKVNGQPLIYLDSAASTQKPECVINAVSQYYLQDHSNVHRGIHELSNRATLAFENARKRVARFFNAPSEENVVFTRGTTEAINLVSQTWGQDQIQEGDVILLTEMEHHSNLVPWQLLTEKKGAQLEFIPLLPETLELDLSFLKKRLQENKASPHKIKLLCLTHISNTLGITNPVKAICALAQEENIITLVDGAQSAGHLPVDFQEINCDFYAFSGHKVAGPTGIGALIAKESLLETMPPWHGGGEMIDTADYTKSTWKTGPHKFEAGTPNIADAIGLHVALDYIDDLGRESIHQHDLELAGYAYQKMNELEHIQILGPKNNRTGMVTFIFDDIHAHDVVEVANQYGVALRGGHHCNQPLMKKLGTPATARASFYLYNTIDEIDQLIQVLKKVRSFFT
- the sufU gene encoding Fe-S cluster assembly sulfur transfer protein SufU, which encodes MKQDTQNQIDVAQLYQGILLDHSRSPRNFGLLTDAQQSVHGRHAKCGDEVTLHLIWSQNDLDPTLEKITFEGQGCAISQASASLMTELLRGKKKSQITNYHQAFKELLHADSSMQTTLSGEILALQSISQFPQRIPCAMLAWNALEQAIDRLHQTNTMK